One region of Paenibacillus antri genomic DNA includes:
- a CDS encoding ABC transporter ATP-binding protein: protein MIAAEGLGKTFRRPVVKEGAFAGVRSLFARQYKETAAVADVSFTIERGEFVGYIGPNGAGKSTTIKMLTGILHPTAGEVRVAGRSPQRERRHVAGRIGVVFGQRSQLWWDLPVRDSYDVLAAMYKVEPDVKRKRLAELTELLRLDEVMDLPVRKCSLGQRMRADLAAALLHDPDVLFLDEPTIGLDAFAKRSIREFLRSLNREFGKTILLTTHDMDDIETLCSRVMVLNGGALAYDGSLEELRERIGLPSRMTLTFAGDVDAAACAAAFGDEVAVERADGPRVALAFQRERIRPKRVLDAASALGDIVDIHMEEPEFEDVIRRIYSGATNDR from the coding sequence ATGATCGCAGCGGAAGGGCTCGGCAAGACGTTCCGCCGGCCCGTCGTGAAGGAAGGGGCGTTCGCCGGCGTACGGTCGCTGTTCGCCAGGCAGTACAAAGAGACGGCCGCAGTGGCGGACGTCAGCTTTACGATCGAGCGGGGGGAATTCGTCGGGTACATCGGGCCCAACGGCGCCGGCAAGTCGACGACGATCAAGATGCTGACGGGCATCCTCCACCCGACGGCAGGGGAGGTGCGAGTCGCGGGGCGGTCGCCGCAGCGGGAGCGCCGGCACGTGGCCGGGCGAATCGGCGTCGTGTTCGGGCAGCGCAGCCAGCTGTGGTGGGACTTGCCCGTCCGCGACTCGTACGACGTGCTTGCGGCGATGTACAAGGTCGAGCCGGACGTCAAGCGGAAGCGGCTCGCCGAGCTGACGGAGCTGCTGCGGCTGGACGAAGTGATGGACTTGCCGGTGCGCAAGTGCTCGCTCGGACAGCGGATGCGGGCCGACCTCGCCGCCGCGCTGCTGCACGATCCGGACGTGTTGTTTCTCGACGAGCCGACGATCGGACTCGACGCGTTCGCGAAGCGAAGCATTCGGGAATTCCTGCGGTCGCTGAACCGGGAGTTCGGGAAGACGATCCTGCTGACGACGCACGACATGGACGACATCGAGACGTTGTGCAGCCGGGTCATGGTGCTGAATGGGGGGGCGCTGGCGTATGACGGATCGCTCGAGGAGCTGCGGGAACGGATCGGCCTGCCGAGCCGCATGACGCTGACGTTCGCGGGGGACGTCGACGCGGCCGCCTGCGCCGCGGCGTTCGGCGACGAGGTCGCGGTCGAGCGCGCGGACGGACCGCGCGTCGCGCTGGCGTTCCAACGCGAGCGCATCCGGCCGAAGCGCGTGCTGGACGCGGCTTCGGCGCTCGGGGACATCGTCGATATTCATATGGAGGAGCCGGAATTCGAGGACGTGATCCGGCGCATCTACAGCGGGGCGACGAACGACCGATAG
- a CDS encoding hemolysin family protein produces the protein MDPSPLPLWLGLTLVAILVFVNGFFVAAEFAIVKVRGSRIDTLVQQGHRRAGIARRLTSNLDAYLSACQLGITLASLGLGWIGEPTIANWLETTFAGRIPDPLLHPLAFAIAFSLITVLHIVLGELMPKSLAIRKSEGVTLVTALPLHLFYRVMYPFIWLLNGLANRLLRLLGTEPASESETAHTEDEIRILVKESNKSGHIDNTELALFHNVFDFADTTAREIMIPRTEMVCLYADRPFQENMRIVVEEKHTRYPVCVEEKDNVIGMVHIKDLLDTSGATDLRPFLRPIMKVPESMPISQLMKVLQRKRSYMALLIDEYGGTAGLVTFEDIIEELVGEVHDEFDEERASIEKRDPDTFSIDGLLLIEDVNDYFALAIDTDVYDTIGGWMYANVESPPRIHQKVIVGEYEFVVEETENLRVSRILVRRRRAEPVRALGVG, from the coding sequence GTGGACCCTTCACCCTTACCGCTATGGCTCGGTTTGACGCTGGTTGCGATTTTAGTGTTTGTGAACGGCTTCTTCGTAGCCGCGGAGTTCGCGATCGTCAAGGTGCGCGGCTCCCGCATCGACACGCTCGTACAGCAAGGCCATCGACGCGCCGGGATCGCGAGGCGGTTAACCTCGAACCTGGACGCCTACCTCTCCGCGTGTCAGCTCGGCATCACCCTCGCCTCGCTCGGCCTCGGGTGGATCGGCGAGCCGACGATCGCCAACTGGCTGGAGACGACCTTCGCCGGCCGCATCCCCGATCCGCTGCTGCATCCGCTCGCATTCGCCATCGCCTTCTCCCTCATCACAGTCCTCCATATCGTACTCGGCGAGCTGATGCCGAAATCCCTCGCGATCCGCAAATCCGAAGGCGTCACGCTCGTCACGGCGCTGCCGCTTCACCTGTTTTATCGCGTCATGTACCCGTTCATCTGGCTGCTGAACGGCCTGGCCAACCGACTGCTGCGGCTGCTCGGCACGGAGCCCGCGAGCGAAAGCGAGACGGCCCATACCGAAGACGAAATCCGCATTCTCGTGAAGGAGAGCAACAAGAGCGGACATATCGACAATACCGAACTGGCGCTCTTCCATAACGTCTTCGACTTCGCGGATACGACCGCGCGCGAGATCATGATTCCTCGCACCGAGATGGTGTGCCTGTACGCCGACCGTCCGTTCCAGGAAAACATGCGCATCGTCGTCGAGGAGAAGCATACCCGGTATCCGGTTTGCGTGGAGGAGAAGGACAACGTCATCGGCATGGTGCATATCAAGGATTTGCTCGACACGTCCGGCGCGACCGACCTTCGACCGTTCCTTCGGCCGATCATGAAGGTGCCGGAATCGATGCCGATCTCGCAGCTGATGAAGGTGCTGCAGCGCAAGCGATCGTATATGGCGCTCCTCATCGACGAATACGGCGGCACCGCCGGTCTCGTCACGTTCGAGGACATTATCGAGGAGCTCGTCGGCGAAGTGCACGACGAATTCGACGAGGAACGCGCCTCGATCGAAAAGAGGGACCCCGACACGTTCTCCATCGACGGGCTGCTATTGATCGAAGACGTGAACGATTACTTCGCCTTGGCGATCGACACCGACGTCTACGACACGATCGGCGGCTGGATGTACGCCAACGTGGAGAGCCCGCCGCGCATCCACCAGAAGGTCATCGTAGGCGAATACGAATTCGTCGTCGAGGAAACCGAGAACCTGCGCGTCTCGCGCATTCTCGTGCGGCGGCGGCGCGCCGAACCGGTTCGCGCTTTGGGAGTCGGATAG
- a CDS encoding ABC transporter permease: protein MSGLSLYVKLLRASVRSRMQYRFNFVFTSLVAALISVADFLMVAVVLLRFDHVKQWNVYEIGYLYAVIILAKMLYRTFTSDVHHIEKYLVTGDLDQLMVRPVPVLFGLMTANVKLLPGELVQGTAVLSVCIGAMLRSGQLEPWAIPLTIYSILVGAVILFAIGLATATVGFWTTQVDDLQSFTEDAARNAGQYPLTLYPDWLKGILLTLLPVGFVNYLPALYLLKGELGPWVFAATGGVAVLAMWLALRFWRFGIRRYQSTGH from the coding sequence ATGAGCGGATTGTCGCTGTACGTCAAGCTATTGCGCGCCAGCGTCCGAAGCCGGATGCAATACCGGTTCAACTTCGTGTTCACGTCGCTCGTCGCGGCGCTCATCTCGGTCGCGGACTTTCTGATGGTCGCGGTCGTGCTGCTGCGGTTCGATCACGTGAAGCAGTGGAACGTGTACGAGATCGGGTATTTGTACGCGGTCATCATTTTGGCTAAGATGCTGTACCGAACGTTCACCTCGGACGTGCATCATATCGAAAAGTATCTCGTCACAGGCGACCTCGACCAGCTCATGGTCCGCCCCGTCCCCGTGTTGTTCGGGCTCATGACGGCGAACGTCAAGCTGCTTCCCGGCGAGCTCGTGCAGGGCACAGCCGTGCTGAGCGTCTGCATCGGCGCGATGCTGCGATCCGGGCAGCTCGAGCCATGGGCGATTCCGCTGACGATCTACAGCATTCTCGTCGGCGCGGTCATCCTGTTCGCGATCGGCCTCGCGACCGCGACGGTCGGCTTCTGGACGACGCAGGTCGACGATCTGCAGTCGTTCACCGAGGACGCCGCCCGCAACGCGGGGCAGTATCCGCTGACGCTGTACCCGGATTGGCTTAAGGGCATCCTCCTCACGCTGCTGCCCGTCGGGTTCGTTAACTACTTGCCGGCGTTGTATCTATTGAAGGGAGAGCTCGGCCCGTGGGTGTTCGCGGCGACGGGGGGCGTCGCGGTTCTCGCGATGTGGCTGGCGCTGCGGTTTTGGCGGTTCGGCATTCGCCGGTACCAGAGTACGGGACATTAG
- a CDS encoding bifunctional 4-hydroxy-2-oxoglutarate aldolase/2-dehydro-3-deoxy-phosphogluconate aldolase, translating into MDLLQVIENNKIVAIFRGVSGEGADRGAEALIRGGIKVLEVTMNTEGAMTSLANWRKKYEGEAFLGAGTVLDLEMAKEAVASGAQFLISPNLDEDVVRYGIEQGVDVFPGVMTPTEIVRAWKAGARAVKLFPMATLGIQYLKDIRAPLDRIPMIVTGGVNLANIADFVKAGVAGVGLGSNLVDKKLVSEGKFDELEANARKYVDAVAAAMR; encoded by the coding sequence ATGGATTTGTTACAGGTGATCGAGAACAACAAGATCGTAGCTATCTTCAGAGGGGTGTCGGGCGAAGGCGCGGATCGGGGAGCGGAGGCGCTCATCCGCGGGGGCATTAAGGTGCTGGAAGTGACGATGAACACGGAAGGAGCGATGACGTCCCTCGCGAACTGGCGGAAGAAGTACGAGGGCGAAGCGTTCCTCGGCGCGGGCACGGTATTGGATCTGGAGATGGCGAAAGAAGCGGTCGCGTCGGGCGCGCAGTTCCTCATCTCGCCGAACCTCGACGAAGACGTCGTTCGATACGGCATCGAGCAAGGCGTCGACGTATTCCCGGGCGTCATGACGCCGACGGAAATCGTACGCGCGTGGAAGGCCGGCGCGAGAGCGGTCAAGCTGTTTCCGATGGCGACGCTCGGCATTCAATATTTGAAAGATATTCGCGCGCCGCTCGACCGAATTCCGATGATCGTGACAGGCGGCGTCAACCTCGCCAACATCGCGGACTTCGTGAAGGCGGGCGTGGCGGGCGTCGGTCTCGGCAGCAATCTGGTGGACAAGAAGCTGGTGTCCGAGGGCAAATTCGACGAGCTGGAAGCGAACGCGCGCAAGTACGTGGATGCGGTCGCGGCGGCGATGCGCTAA
- a CDS encoding alpha-galactosidase, with the protein MPIMYDETQRLFHLQSKDSSYIFRIAKEAYPSHVYWGPKLDAARFRGRVEATERCSFHPNFIAEDRTFAFDTLPQEYPSYGTGDYREPAVHVAFPNGTTVTDLRYESHAITAGKPALPGLPATYVEDDAEAETLELRLRDAVSGLVVVLQYSVFAGFDAIARSARFENEGAAPVVLQRALSASVDFASDDFDVLQLSGAWTRERYPHRRPLAPGILRVDSKRGSSSHQQNPFLALLAKDATERRGEVYGFSLVYSGSFVAQAEAEQFGTSRVGIGIQPFDFSWKLEPGETFQTPEAVLVRSSEGLGGMSRTYHKLYRTRLCRGIFRDKARPILVNNWEATYFDFNAEKIKRIAAAGQELGIELFVLDDGWFGRRDSDNSSLGDWVPDKRKLPEGLDALARDITATGMEFGLWFEPEMVSPDSDLYRAHPDWCLHVPDRSRTMGRQQLILDLSRRDVCDYIVESVSAILESAPITYVKWDMNRNMTEIGSALLPPDRQRETAHRYMLGLYDALERITSRFPHILFESCSGGGGRFDPGMLYYMPQTWTSDDTDAVERLKIQYGTSIVYPASAMGAHVSAVPNHQVHRSTPIEMRGHVAMSGNFGYELDLTKFSEDEKDAVRGQVAQYKALRELIQFGDFYRLKSPFEGNETAWMFVSSDRNEAFAAFFRVLAAPNAPLRRLTLQGLDPRKAYRLEETGETFGGDELMHFGLPVTGLRGDFQSKLFVFKAVE; encoded by the coding sequence ATGCCGATTATGTACGATGAAACGCAACGATTGTTCCACCTGCAATCGAAAGATTCCAGCTACATTTTCCGGATCGCGAAGGAAGCGTATCCGTCGCACGTGTATTGGGGCCCGAAGCTCGACGCGGCGCGGTTCCGCGGGCGGGTCGAGGCGACGGAGCGCTGCTCGTTCCACCCGAACTTCATCGCCGAAGACCGCACGTTCGCGTTCGACACGCTGCCGCAGGAGTACCCGTCGTACGGGACGGGCGATTATCGCGAGCCCGCCGTGCACGTCGCGTTCCCGAACGGAACGACGGTAACGGATCTGCGCTACGAGTCGCACGCGATTACGGCGGGGAAGCCGGCGCTGCCGGGGCTGCCCGCGACGTACGTCGAAGACGACGCCGAGGCGGAGACGCTCGAGCTCCGGCTGCGCGACGCGGTGTCCGGCCTCGTCGTCGTCCTGCAATACAGCGTCTTCGCCGGCTTCGACGCGATCGCGCGCTCGGCCCGCTTCGAGAACGAGGGCGCGGCGCCTGTCGTGCTGCAGCGGGCGCTCAGCGCGAGCGTCGACTTCGCGTCGGACGACTTCGACGTCCTGCAGCTGTCGGGCGCGTGGACGCGGGAGCGCTACCCGCACCGTCGCCCGCTTGCGCCGGGCATTTTGCGCGTCGACAGCAAGCGGGGCTCGAGCAGCCACCAGCAAAACCCGTTCCTCGCCCTGCTCGCGAAGGACGCGACCGAGCGCCGCGGCGAGGTGTACGGCTTCAGCCTCGTCTACAGCGGCAGCTTCGTCGCGCAGGCCGAGGCGGAGCAGTTCGGCACGTCGCGCGTCGGCATCGGCATTCAGCCGTTCGATTTCAGCTGGAAGCTCGAGCCCGGCGAGACGTTCCAGACGCCGGAGGCGGTGCTCGTCCGCTCCTCGGAAGGTCTCGGCGGCATGTCGCGCACGTACCATAAGTTGTATCGTACGCGGCTGTGCCGCGGCATTTTCCGGGACAAGGCTCGTCCGATCCTCGTGAACAACTGGGAAGCGACGTACTTCGACTTCAACGCCGAGAAGATCAAGCGCATCGCCGCGGCCGGCCAAGAGCTCGGCATCGAGCTGTTCGTGCTCGACGACGGCTGGTTCGGCCGCCGAGACAGCGACAACAGCTCGCTCGGCGACTGGGTGCCGGACAAGCGGAAGCTGCCCGAAGGGCTGGACGCGCTCGCGCGCGACATTACGGCGACGGGCATGGAATTCGGCCTCTGGTTCGAGCCGGAGATGGTGTCGCCGGACAGCGATCTGTACCGCGCGCATCCGGACTGGTGCTTGCACGTGCCGGACCGGAGCCGCACGATGGGACGGCAGCAGCTCATTCTCGACCTGTCGCGCCGGGACGTGTGCGACTACATCGTCGAGTCGGTGAGCGCGATTCTCGAATCGGCGCCGATCACGTACGTGAAGTGGGACATGAACCGCAACATGACGGAGATCGGCTCGGCGCTGCTGCCGCCGGACCGCCAGCGCGAGACGGCGCATCGGTACATGCTCGGCTTGTACGACGCGCTCGAGCGCATCACGTCGCGGTTCCCGCACATTCTGTTCGAGAGCTGCTCCGGCGGCGGCGGACGGTTCGATCCCGGGATGCTGTATTACATGCCGCAGACGTGGACGAGCGACGACACGGACGCGGTCGAGCGGTTGAAAATCCAATACGGCACGAGCATCGTCTATCCGGCGAGCGCGATGGGCGCGCACGTCTCCGCGGTGCCGAACCATCAAGTGCATCGTTCGACGCCGATCGAGATGAGAGGCCACGTGGCGATGTCCGGCAACTTCGGCTACGAGCTCGATCTGACGAAGTTCTCGGAAGACGAGAAGGACGCCGTGCGCGGGCAAGTCGCCCAGTACAAGGCGCTGCGGGAACTCATTCAATTCGGCGACTTCTACCGATTGAAGAGCCCGTTCGAAGGGAACGAGACGGCGTGGATGTTCGTCTCGAGCGACCGGAACGAAGCGTTCGCGGCGTTCTTCCGCGTGTTGGCCGCGCCGAACGCGCCGCTCCGCCGGCTGACGCTGCAAGGGCTCGACCCGCGCAAGGCGTACCGGCTCGAGGAGACGGGCGAGACGTTCGGCGGGGACGAGCTGATGCATTTCGGCTTGCCGGTGACGGGGCTGCGCGGCGACTTCCAGAGCAAGCTGTTCGTGTTCAAAGCCGTGGAGTAA
- a CDS encoding alpha-glycosidase, which produces MLKEAVYHRPKLNWSFAYDEKTVVLRLRAKRGDAASVETKYGDKFQPFEAMRSAPMRLAYSDELFDYWEIDVQPEYRRLAYAFALTDADGETWWFSEKGFSPAAPDEHFGLFEFPFLHRSELFRPPAWVKDAVFYQIFPERFANGDPSNDPDDVLPWGEKPEWYNYFGGDLQGVMDHLDHLTELGVNAIYFTPLFQARTNHKYDTEDYLRVDRHFGDNDLLKRVVDACHARGIRVMLDAVFNHAGGTFAPFLDVVEKGADSKYADWFHVRQFPLERIDGVPTYDAFAFEQHMPKLNTANPEVQEYLLGVARYWIEEVGIDGWRLDVANEVDHAFWRRFREVVKGAKPDCYILGEMFHDAMMWLQGDQFDATMKYPFTGTVLDFVAREKLDARGFADAIQRQLASYPRQVNEAMFNLLDSHDTPRLLTICGEDARKLKLAVLFQLTFLGAPCIYYGDEVGMVGEGDPDCRRCMVWDPAAQDRELFAFYRNAIGLRRAHAALRAGSIRFLLAEPGDGRVLYERADADERFVVALNRGEAEAAFPLPELEGGRWTTAFAASGAALVAGRLTVPAYGYAVLRDAAE; this is translated from the coding sequence ATGTTGAAGGAAGCGGTGTACCATCGCCCGAAGCTGAATTGGTCGTTCGCGTACGACGAGAAGACGGTCGTGCTGCGGCTGCGCGCGAAGCGCGGCGACGCGGCGAGCGTCGAGACGAAGTACGGGGACAAGTTCCAGCCGTTCGAAGCGATGCGGTCGGCGCCGATGCGCCTCGCGTATTCGGACGAGCTGTTCGACTATTGGGAGATCGACGTGCAGCCGGAGTACCGGAGGCTCGCGTACGCGTTCGCGCTGACGGACGCGGACGGCGAGACGTGGTGGTTTTCGGAAAAGGGGTTCTCCCCCGCGGCCCCCGACGAGCACTTCGGCCTGTTCGAATTTCCGTTCCTGCACCGCTCGGAGCTGTTCCGCCCGCCGGCTTGGGTGAAGGATGCCGTGTTTTATCAAATCTTCCCGGAGCGGTTCGCGAACGGGGATCCGTCGAACGATCCCGACGACGTACTCCCGTGGGGCGAGAAGCCGGAATGGTACAACTACTTCGGCGGCGATTTGCAAGGCGTGATGGACCATCTGGATCACCTGACGGAGCTCGGCGTGAACGCGATTTACTTCACGCCGCTGTTCCAAGCGCGCACGAATCACAAATACGACACCGAGGATTATCTGCGGGTGGACCGCCACTTCGGCGACAACGATTTGTTGAAGAGGGTCGTGGACGCCTGCCATGCCCGCGGCATCCGCGTCATGCTCGACGCCGTCTTCAACCACGCCGGGGGTACGTTCGCGCCGTTCCTCGACGTCGTGGAGAAGGGCGCCGACTCGAAGTACGCCGATTGGTTCCATGTGCGGCAATTCCCGCTGGAGCGGATCGACGGCGTGCCGACGTACGACGCGTTCGCCTTCGAACAGCACATGCCGAAGCTGAACACGGCGAACCCCGAGGTGCAGGAATATCTTCTCGGCGTAGCGCGGTACTGGATCGAGGAAGTCGGCATCGACGGCTGGCGGCTCGACGTCGCGAACGAGGTCGACCATGCGTTCTGGCGGCGCTTCCGGGAGGTCGTGAAAGGCGCCAAGCCGGACTGCTACATTCTCGGCGAGATGTTCCACGACGCGATGATGTGGCTGCAGGGCGATCAGTTCGACGCGACGATGAAATATCCGTTCACGGGCACCGTGCTCGACTTCGTCGCCAGGGAGAAGCTGGACGCGCGCGGCTTCGCGGACGCGATCCAGCGGCAACTCGCGTCGTACCCGCGGCAGGTGAACGAGGCGATGTTCAACCTGCTCGATTCGCACGACACCCCTCGCCTGCTGACGATTTGCGGCGAGGACGCGCGCAAGCTGAAGCTGGCCGTGCTGTTCCAGCTTACCTTCCTCGGCGCGCCGTGCATCTATTACGGCGACGAGGTCGGCATGGTCGGCGAGGGCGATCCCGACTGCCGACGGTGCATGGTCTGGGATCCCGCGGCGCAGGATCGAGAGCTGTTCGCGTTCTACCGGAACGCGATCGGGCTTCGGCGCGCGCACGCGGCGCTGCGCGCGGGCTCGATCCGGTTCCTGCTCGCGGAACCGGGCGACGGGCGCGTGCTCTACGAGCGCGCCGATGCGGACGAGCGGTTCGTCGTCGCGTTGAACCGCGGCGAAGCGGAAGCGGCGTTCCCGCTTCCGGAGCTCGAGGGCGGCCGCTGGACGACGGCCTTCGCCGCTTCCGGCGCCGCGCTCGTCGCCGGGCGCCTGACCGTGCCGGCGTACGGATACGCCGTCCTGCGGGATGCCGCGGAGTAA
- the clpP gene encoding ATP-dependent Clp endopeptidase proteolytic subunit ClpP, translated as MAAYVPIVVEQTNRGERSYDIYSRLLRDRIVFLGTEVDDVSANAIVAQLLFLAAEDSEKDIHLYINSPGGSVSAGLAVLDTMRHIKPDVSTICIGMAASFGAMLLLAGTKGKRFALPHAEVMLHQPLGGARGQASDIKIHAEHILRTRERLNAMIAEATGQPIERIEKDTDRDFYMSAEEALEYGIIDKVLRP; from the coding sequence ATGGCTGCATATGTACCGATCGTCGTGGAACAGACGAATCGCGGAGAGCGTTCGTACGATATTTACTCGCGGCTGCTGAGGGATCGAATCGTATTTCTCGGCACCGAGGTGGACGACGTCTCCGCCAACGCCATCGTGGCGCAGCTGCTGTTCCTCGCCGCGGAGGATTCGGAGAAGGATATTCACCTGTATATTAATTCGCCGGGGGGCAGCGTCTCGGCCGGGCTGGCGGTGCTCGATACGATGCGCCATATCAAGCCGGACGTCTCGACGATCTGCATCGGCATGGCCGCCTCGTTCGGCGCGATGCTGCTGCTCGCCGGAACGAAGGGCAAGCGCTTCGCGCTGCCGCACGCCGAGGTGATGCTGCATCAGCCGCTTGGCGGGGCGCGGGGGCAGGCGTCGGACATCAAGATCCACGCCGAGCACATCCTGCGGACGCGGGAGCGGTTGAACGCGATGATCGCCGAAGCGACCGGCCAGCCGATCGAGCGAATCGAGAAGGATACCGATCGCGACTTCTACATGAGCGCCGAGGAAGCGCTCGAATACGGGATTATCGACAAGGTGCTGCGCCCGTAG
- a CDS encoding RNA polymerase sigma factor, whose amino-acid sequence MMHALGAEETSSTGAADAFDRAAAPLLPSLQAYCRSVARNRWDADDLMQDTLEKAFARFARTGDAPLTKAYLYRIASNAWIDRLRRARESVRPAEWAGWEAPARAAAAEDARADEALDDAARRLAALTPKQRTALLLCEAFALPLTETADRLGMTVGSVKSLLHRARARLGRSADAETPPPAADAAAVDAYIDALRRGSIDAVVALGASAEAGAGPSASSRPDGGRFARSSAGALRPPSGFGPRSTTRAERTGRRSAFAGGRVVGFAATSDGACAAVARPGDAPVRVLAFRAGDAIAV is encoded by the coding sequence ATGATGCACGCTCTTGGCGCCGAAGAGACATCGTCGACCGGCGCCGCCGACGCGTTCGACCGCGCGGCCGCGCCGCTATTGCCGTCGCTGCAAGCTTATTGCCGTTCCGTCGCCCGGAATCGCTGGGATGCGGACGATCTGATGCAAGACACGTTGGAAAAGGCGTTCGCCCGGTTCGCGCGGACCGGCGACGCGCCGCTCACGAAAGCTTATTTGTACCGTATCGCATCGAATGCGTGGATCGACCGGCTGCGCCGCGCGCGGGAGAGCGTCCGTCCGGCGGAGTGGGCCGGCTGGGAAGCGCCCGCCCGCGCCGCCGCGGCCGAGGACGCCCGGGCCGACGAGGCGCTGGACGACGCCGCGCGGCGGCTCGCGGCGCTTACGCCGAAGCAGCGCACGGCGCTGCTCCTGTGCGAAGCGTTCGCGCTGCCGCTTACGGAGACGGCCGACCGGCTCGGCATGACCGTCGGCTCGGTGAAGTCGCTGCTGCACCGGGCGCGCGCGCGTCTTGGCCGCTCCGCCGACGCGGAAACGCCGCCGCCCGCTGCCGACGCCGCGGCGGTCGACGCGTACATCGACGCGCTGCGCCGCGGTTCGATCGACGCGGTCGTCGCGCTCGGCGCTTCGGCGGAGGCCGGCGCGGGGCCGTCCGCGTCGTCGCGGCCCGACGGCGGGCGCTTCGCCCGCTCGTCCGCTGGCGCGCTGCGTCCGCCCAGCGGCTTCGGGCCGCGCTCGACGACTCGCGCCGAGCGGACCGGCCGCCGCTCGGCCTTCGCCGGCGGGCGAGTCGTCGGCTTCGCCGCGACGAGCGACGGCGCCTGTGCCGCTGTGGCTCGTCCGGGCGACGCGCCGGTGCGCGTCCTGGCGTTCCGCGCGGGAGATGCGATAGCGGTTTGA
- a CDS encoding LysE family transporter, producing the protein MLWHLFFSGFALSLSLCLDLGMVNVAIVREGVQRGFWPSFLIGVGSSFGDLTYAVLATTGVALLLGIPEVRWALWVGGTIMLLYFAALMIRAAMRPKSMDAGDAAANGQAAPRRSSLRSFLWGWGLAIASPTAILWFATVGGSVVAKSPVQGALALASFLAGFFSASILWSLGMALLASTSGKRLGPTFVRAISIVSAALFLYFAVDVFLDGYRSFVAPL; encoded by the coding sequence ATGCTCTGGCACTTATTTTTTTCCGGCTTCGCCCTGTCCTTAAGCCTCTGCCTCGACCTTGGCATGGTCAACGTAGCGATCGTGCGCGAGGGCGTTCAGCGCGGCTTCTGGCCGTCGTTCCTGATCGGCGTCGGCTCCTCGTTCGGCGACCTGACGTACGCCGTGCTCGCCACGACCGGCGTCGCGCTGCTGCTCGGCATCCCGGAGGTGCGCTGGGCGCTCTGGGTCGGCGGCACGATCATGCTGCTGTACTTCGCCGCCCTGATGATCCGCGCCGCGATGCGGCCGAAGTCGATGGACGCAGGCGACGCGGCCGCGAACGGCCAAGCCGCCCCGCGCCGCTCCTCGCTGCGCTCGTTCCTCTGGGGCTGGGGCCTCGCCATCGCGTCGCCGACCGCCATTCTATGGTTCGCGACCGTCGGCGGCAGCGTCGTGGCGAAATCGCCCGTCCAAGGCGCGCTCGCCCTCGCGTCATTCCTAGCCGGCTTCTTCTCGGCGTCGATCCTATGGTCGCTCGGCATGGCGCTGCTCGCTTCGACGAGCGGCAAGCGGCTCGGACCGACGTTCGTGCGCGCGATCTCGATCGTCTCGGCGGCGCTGTTCTTGTACTTCGCCGTCGACGTGTTCCTGGACGGCTATCGGTCGTTCGTCGCCCCGCTGTAG
- a CDS encoding ABC transporter permease, with protein sequence MLFATLFRKSYRVNLQYRAAHAVRSVTSLIFGYVYISIWIGLGADHSLGEYGTEGMIAYIAANQSILVLTLFLTYGLGIETLVRSGNISLELIRPVHLFPQLAAREWGKIGYNFVYRALPIYAFFAVVFSIPLPERPATYAYAAASLLMASYISICVNYLIGAMSLWTGEARFLYWLHYAVAMVISGFFIPIEWLPGPLQAVAAWTPYPYIQYAPVTIWLETHDAPAAALATAFGWCAAFTALSYGVTAWMRRKVEVQGG encoded by the coding sequence ATGCTCTTCGCTACGCTGTTTCGGAAGTCGTATCGCGTCAATTTGCAATACCGGGCCGCCCACGCGGTGCGTTCGGTCACCAGTCTCATCTTCGGTTACGTCTACATCTCGATCTGGATCGGCCTCGGCGCCGACCACTCGCTCGGGGAATACGGCACGGAAGGCATGATCGCTTACATCGCGGCCAACCAGTCGATCCTCGTCCTCACCTTGTTTCTAACCTACGGTCTCGGCATCGAGACGCTCGTCCGCTCCGGCAACATCTCGCTCGAACTCATTCGTCCCGTCCACCTGTTCCCGCAGCTCGCCGCGAGGGAGTGGGGCAAGATCGGCTACAACTTCGTTTATCGCGCGCTGCCGATTTACGCCTTCTTCGCCGTCGTCTTTTCGATTCCGCTGCCGGAGCGACCGGCCACGTACGCGTATGCCGCCGCATCGCTGCTGATGGCGAGCTACATCAGCATCTGCGTCAACTATTTGATCGGGGCGATGTCGTTGTGGACGGGGGAGGCGCGGTTTTTGTATTGGCTGCATTACGCCGTCGCGATGGTCATCTCCGGATTTTTCATTCCGATCGAATGGCTGCCCGGCCCGTTGCAAGCGGTTGCGGCATGGACGCCGTATCCGTATATCCAATACGCGCCGGTGACGATCTGGCTTGAGACGCACGACGCGCCGGCCGCGGCGTTGGCGACGGCGTTCGGCTGGTGCGCCGCGTTCACGGCGCTCTCTTACGGAGTTACGGCATGGATGCGGCGGAAGGTGGAGGTGCAGGGCGGATGA